A single region of the Prevotella sp. HUN102 genome encodes:
- a CDS encoding phage minor head protein, giving the protein MMRTLYKVEGAQFRIEILETPKMRNFIEAHAAALDSSFEKVAMSDTMRKRLQRSDYIFSGMKTFHELNEAFPSLLDEDGNRKSFEQFLNDVQSIDSTYNRNYLRAEYNFVQASAQMAAKWEDFMQDGDRYNLQYRTAGDDKVRPEHAALDRVTLPITDPFWEEYYPPNGWNCRCTVVQVRKSKYPVTPHDEAMALGEEATGKDTKGIFRFNAGLEQKSVPDYNPYTIRRCRDCDIAKGKLKLAFIPDNELCAACRLIRAQKHENIGAAERILKYDEKTWERTYVSPKDIGLVATQLERIAEATASNAERSKFNKEMRMCKVLADNGHDVEYLQGVNRPARQTYDIRFDKVKADLKCVTGGAGNIVKYAKKALTKQGGEAVVFEIPTHDAKYYAALTEARRKCTGRIFFYIADEMVLKELKI; this is encoded by the coding sequence ATGATGCGGACACTTTACAAGGTGGAGGGGGCACAGTTCCGCATTGAGATTCTGGAGACGCCTAAAATGCGGAACTTCATTGAGGCGCATGCCGCTGCATTGGACTCTTCCTTTGAGAAAGTAGCGATGTCCGATACGATGCGAAAGCGGCTGCAACGGTCTGACTACATATTCTCCGGCATGAAGACCTTCCACGAACTGAACGAGGCGTTCCCGTCGCTACTCGATGAGGACGGCAATCGAAAGTCATTCGAACAGTTCCTGAATGACGTTCAAAGCATTGACAGTACATACAACCGGAACTATCTCCGTGCGGAGTATAATTTTGTGCAGGCCTCCGCACAGATGGCTGCCAAGTGGGAGGACTTCATGCAGGATGGCGACCGGTACAACCTCCAGTACCGTACTGCAGGAGACGATAAGGTACGCCCTGAACATGCCGCTCTTGACCGTGTAACGCTGCCCATCACTGACCCGTTCTGGGAAGAATATTACCCGCCGAACGGATGGAACTGTCGCTGCACGGTTGTACAGGTGCGCAAGTCGAAATATCCCGTCACACCACACGACGAGGCGATGGCTCTCGGAGAAGAGGCAACGGGCAAGGACACAAAGGGGATATTCCGTTTCAATGCTGGACTGGAGCAGAAGTCTGTACCCGACTACAACCCCTACACCATACGCCGCTGCAGGGACTGCGATATTGCCAAAGGTAAACTGAAACTTGCTTTCATTCCTGACAATGAACTTTGCGCTGCTTGCCGGCTTATAAGGGCTCAAAAACACGAGAACATAGGGGCTGCAGAGCGTATCCTGAAATATGATGAGAAGACATGGGAAAGAACCTATGTATCACCAAAGGACATCGGACTTGTGGCTACGCAATTGGAACGCATTGCGGAAGCTACGGCCAGCAATGCAGAAAGGAGCAAGTTCAACAAGGAAATGAGAATGTGCAAGGTTCTTGCCGACAATGGGCATGATGTCGAATACCTGCAAGGCGTGAACAGACCCGCCAGACAGACCTACGATATTAGATTCGACAAGGTAAAGGCTGACTTGAAATGCGTAACCGGTGGAGCCGGCAATATCGTGAAGTATGCCAAGAAGGCACTCACAAAGCAAGGAGGCGAGGCGGTTGTCTTCGAGATACCCACACATGATGCGAAATACTATGCCGCTCTGACAGAGGCACGACGAAAGTGTACTGGTAGAATTTTCTTCTATATAGCAGACGAAATGGTATTGAAGGAACTGAAGATATAA
- a CDS encoding AAA family ATPase, which translates to MISETQKQRILEAIAANRRNYPSDAKHASALGISPSVYNGLKKGQTEKALSDANWVNIARRLDVNLRETIEWKGAQTETFKYISLQMEACQERSLSVILCDLPNIGKTYTARWYVNEHRNAVYVDCSQVKTKRALVKKIAREFGVGISGKYQDTYEDLVYYLRSMERPLVVLDEAGDLQYEAFLELKALWNATEMCCGWYMMGADGLRAKINRMVEHQKVGYAEIFSRYGGKYSRVTPDQEDDRRQFLMEQARAVASVNAPKGTDIGQIVRKSGGGLRRVYTEIEKIKRGA; encoded by the coding sequence ATGATTAGTGAGACTCAAAAACAGCGGATACTGGAGGCGATAGCAGCCAACCGCCGGAATTATCCAAGCGATGCGAAACACGCATCGGCACTGGGTATCTCCCCAAGTGTCTATAACGGGTTGAAAAAAGGCCAGACGGAGAAAGCACTGAGTGATGCCAACTGGGTGAACATCGCCCGGAGGCTGGACGTGAACCTCCGAGAGACGATAGAGTGGAAAGGCGCACAGACGGAGACATTCAAATATATCAGTCTGCAGATGGAGGCGTGTCAGGAGCGCAGCCTGAGCGTGATACTCTGCGACCTGCCCAACATCGGTAAGACCTATACGGCACGCTGGTATGTGAACGAACACCGTAATGCCGTGTATGTGGACTGCTCACAGGTTAAAACCAAACGTGCGTTGGTCAAGAAGATAGCACGGGAGTTTGGTGTAGGCATAAGCGGCAAGTATCAGGACACCTACGAGGATCTCGTGTATTACCTGCGCTCTATGGAACGCCCGTTGGTAGTGCTTGACGAAGCCGGAGACTTGCAGTACGAGGCGTTTTTGGAACTGAAGGCATTGTGGAACGCCACTGAAATGTGCTGTGGCTGGTATATGATGGGAGCCGACGGGCTGCGTGCCAAGATAAACAGGATGGTGGAACATCAGAAGGTGGGCTATGCCGAGATATTCTCACGCTATGGCGGTAAGTACAGCCGTGTAACCCCCGATCAGGAAGATGACCGCCGTCAGTTCCTTATGGAGCAAGCCCGTGCCGTGGCAAGCGTGAACGCACCGAAAGGCACGGACATTGGTCAGATAGTACGCAAGAGCGGAGGCGGTTTGAGAAGAGTATATACTGAAATAGAAAAAATAAAGAGAGGAGCATAA
- a CDS encoding N-acetylmuramoyl-L-alanine amidase, translating to MSKPIKYLVIHCTATPEGREVSSAEIRHWHTDPVSKGGRGWKQVGYTDMVHLDGRVERLVDNNEDACVDPWEATNGAAGFNSISRHIVYVGGCDKAMKPKDTQTAAQREALKRYVQDFHRRFPQIRIVGHHELNPGKACPSFDVQKWLREIGIRQ from the coding sequence ATGAGTAAGCCGATAAAGTATCTTGTAATCCACTGCACCGCCACGCCGGAAGGCCGTGAGGTAAGCTCTGCGGAGATACGCCACTGGCACACCGACCCGGTAAGCAAGGGAGGGCGTGGCTGGAAGCAGGTGGGTTACACGGATATGGTGCACCTCGACGGTCGCGTGGAACGGCTGGTGGACAACAACGAAGACGCCTGCGTCGATCCCTGGGAGGCTACCAACGGTGCCGCAGGCTTCAACAGCATAAGCCGACACATCGTATATGTAGGCGGCTGCGACAAGGCCATGAAGCCGAAGGATACCCAGACGGCAGCGCAGCGCGAGGCTTTGAAACGCTATGTGCAGGACTTTCACCGCCGCTTCCCCCAGATACGCATCGTGGGACACCATGAGCTGAACCCGGGCAAGGCCTGTCCTTCCTTTGACGTGCAGAAGTGGCTGCGCGAGATAGGAATCAGGCAGTAG
- a CDS encoding DUF935 family protein: MARNRNKNNKMLVHTPFGTLQLAKNDAKRFHKTVMELQRTTDSLTRKDIGDWRTAWQMAINADNPNRQRLYDVYRDVEVDLHLSGCIQQREGFVLARSFKLVNEKGDEDEQAVDYFNKSWFKQLMKYALDANYWGHSLIELGELMTDTNNMLYYNGVKLIPRKHVIPEYSRVVKQLGDEWQSGINYHEPPFVDWLIEVGQPDALGLYLKAATQTIPKKNALAFWDTFAEIFGMPMRIARTTTRDDKELSKMEKMMADMGTEGWGIFQQGTDIEVVESTKGDSFNVYDRRIDRANSELSKLIIGQTMTIEDGSSLSQSETHLEVFQNLVDSDCDMLRDVINNQLIPRMIQHGFPLQGIRFDWDYSADYTPEQQVAYEQLVLNNYEVDPSYFEEKYNMPVGERRQQVPVLGPTPPDGGGEEPKGDKTPKPGKKKRQGQNKRLFFD, encoded by the coding sequence ATGGCAAGAAACAGGAATAAAAACAACAAGATGCTGGTGCATACACCTTTCGGCACGCTCCAGCTGGCAAAGAATGACGCAAAGCGGTTCCATAAGACGGTGATGGAACTGCAGCGCACCACGGACTCTCTCACACGCAAGGACATCGGCGACTGGCGTACGGCTTGGCAGATGGCCATCAACGCCGACAATCCGAACCGCCAGCGTCTCTATGACGTTTATCGTGATGTGGAGGTAGACTTACATCTTTCGGGCTGTATTCAGCAACGAGAGGGCTTTGTGTTAGCTCGTTCCTTTAAACTTGTTAATGAAAAAGGCGACGAAGACGAACAAGCAGTTGATTATTTCAATAAGTCATGGTTCAAACAGCTTATGAAATATGCATTGGACGCCAATTATTGGGGCCATTCGCTCATTGAACTTGGCGAATTGATGACTGATACCAATAATATGCTTTATTATAATGGCGTAAAGCTTATTCCGAGAAAACACGTTATTCCTGAATATAGTAGAGTCGTTAAACAGTTAGGCGACGAATGGCAGTCGGGTATCAACTATCACGAGCCTCCATTTGTTGATTGGCTCATTGAAGTAGGGCAGCCTGATGCTCTCGGTCTTTATCTTAAAGCGGCTACACAAACGATACCTAAGAAGAATGCATTAGCTTTTTGGGATACCTTTGCCGAGATTTTTGGCATGCCGATGCGTATAGCACGCACAACTACCCGTGATGACAAGGAACTCTCTAAAATGGAAAAGATGATGGCTGATATGGGGACAGAAGGCTGGGGTATCTTCCAGCAGGGAACGGATATCGAAGTTGTAGAGTCTACCAAAGGAGATTCCTTCAATGTCTATGACCGCCGTATCGATCGGGCAAACTCTGAACTCTCCAAACTCATTATCGGACAGACAATGACCATCGAGGACGGCTCTTCACTATCACAATCAGAAACTCACCTCGAGGTATTCCAAAACCTTGTAGATTCTGACTGCGACATGCTCCGTGATGTCATTAATAATCAGTTAATCCCACGTATGATACAGCATGGATTTCCATTGCAAGGTATTCGCTTCGACTGGGATTACAGTGCGGACTATACGCCGGAGCAACAAGTGGCTTACGAGCAGCTCGTCTTGAACAATTACGAGGTGGATCCATCCTACTTCGAGGAGAAATACAACATGCCCGTAGGCGAGCGCAGGCAGCAGGTTCCCGTTCTTGGCCCCACACCCCCCGACGGTGGCGGTGAAGAGCCCAAGGGCGATAAAACACCCAAGCCGGGCAAAAAGAAGCGACAGGGACAAAATAAACGCCTTTTTTTCGACTGA
- a CDS encoding terminase has protein sequence MTKAEIEQKKTIGRSLYLSGMEQTEIADQLGVSRVTVSKWCTSEGWKEARAAKNISRPELVNKLLLTIDGLIESVNKSEDPALIGSLADKLSKLSATIEKLDKKANVIDAIEVFMAFNRWIQDQASFDPEITPELIKAINKYQNKFLMERMQNPSTL, from the coding sequence ATGACAAAGGCAGAAATTGAACAGAAAAAGACCATCGGGAGGTCGTTGTACCTCTCCGGAATGGAGCAGACGGAGATTGCCGACCAACTGGGCGTGTCGCGCGTTACCGTTTCCAAATGGTGCACCTCTGAAGGATGGAAGGAGGCGCGCGCCGCAAAGAACATATCACGCCCGGAACTGGTAAACAAGCTCCTGCTTACCATCGACGGTTTGATAGAGAGTGTGAACAAGTCAGAAGACCCGGCGCTCATCGGCTCGCTGGCCGACAAGCTCTCCAAACTATCAGCAACAATAGAGAAGCTCGACAAGAAGGCGAACGTCATCGACGCCATAGAGGTGTTCATGGCTTTCAACCGCTGGATTCAGGATCAGGCGTCCTTCGACCCAGAGATTACGCCGGAGCTTATCAAGGCCATCAACAAGTACCAGAACAAGTTCCTCATGGAGCGCATGCAAAACCCGTCCACATTATAG
- a CDS encoding host-nuclease inhibitor Gam family protein, which translates to MATRKKKVIITGVSREAADEAFATYAKSDAQVQKINADIELQCAKIREKYADKLATLTEEKDKAFDTLQAFATENQAELFSKKKSLDMAHGTIGFRTGTPKLKTLKGFTWASALQLVKRFLPDYIRQTEEIAKDKLLTDRDGNVSMEVSDSPSLVEVPIRQAMTECGIQVTQDETFYVEPKKEDTSV; encoded by the coding sequence ATGGCAACAAGAAAGAAAAAAGTAATCATTACCGGCGTGAGCAGAGAAGCCGCCGATGAAGCGTTTGCAACCTACGCTAAAAGCGATGCACAGGTACAGAAAATCAATGCGGACATCGAGCTGCAGTGTGCCAAGATCCGTGAGAAGTATGCTGACAAGCTGGCGACTCTCACTGAGGAGAAAGACAAGGCTTTCGACACCCTGCAGGCATTCGCCACAGAGAACCAGGCTGAGTTGTTCTCCAAAAAGAAAAGTCTCGACATGGCTCATGGTACCATCGGTTTCCGCACTGGGACACCGAAATTGAAGACGTTAAAAGGCTTCACGTGGGCAAGCGCATTACAACTTGTTAAGCGTTTTCTGCCAGACTATATCCGCCAGACAGAAGAGATTGCCAAGGATAAGCTGCTTACTGATCGTGATGGTAACGTGTCAATGGAGGTTTCGGACTCTCCGTCACTTGTAGAAGTTCCTATACGGCAGGCTATGACGGAATGTGGTATACAGGTTACGCAGGATGAAACCTTCTATGTCGAGCCCAAGAAGGAGGACACCAGCGTATGA
- a CDS encoding HK97 family phage prohead protease translates to MSKTKRVRISNESLNSYGTRVLTAGMNVEQYNRNPVLLYMHERGQIIGLVKDLKVEGEEVTGELVFDEATELSRRCKKQWEFGSLKMVSVGIDILELSESPEHLVQGQSSPTITKSKLFEVSLVDIGANDDAIVLQKDGQRIELGKDGGTVLPLLYSNNNQKSKEMDQEKLALELGLPKDADEAAISAELAKLKTKGAEADSLRTECDTLRAARIETLVNAAVAEKKIGEDKKQQFLELGKKLGAEDLKATFDAMSPQVKLSSIVGNQGGAPSGGNAEYKKLSEVPAEELEKLREESPAQYKKLYKAEYGIECEI, encoded by the coding sequence ATGAGTAAGACAAAACGAGTAAGAATCAGCAACGAGAGCCTGAACAGCTATGGTACGCGTGTCCTGACAGCCGGAATGAATGTCGAACAGTACAACCGCAACCCCGTATTGCTGTACATGCACGAGCGCGGTCAGATTATCGGTCTGGTGAAAGACCTGAAGGTCGAAGGAGAGGAAGTTACCGGCGAACTGGTGTTCGACGAGGCGACCGAGCTGAGCCGACGTTGCAAGAAGCAGTGGGAGTTCGGCTCGTTGAAAATGGTGAGCGTGGGCATTGACATCTTGGAGTTGAGCGAGTCCCCAGAACACCTGGTACAGGGGCAAAGCAGCCCGACGATTACCAAGAGCAAGCTCTTCGAAGTATCGCTGGTAGACATCGGCGCGAATGACGATGCCATCGTGCTGCAGAAAGACGGGCAGCGCATAGAGTTAGGTAAGGATGGCGGCACAGTACTGCCGCTGCTGTATAGTAACAACAATCAAAAATCAAAAGAAATGGATCAAGAGAAATTAGCCCTTGAGTTAGGTCTTCCCAAAGATGCCGACGAAGCTGCCATCAGTGCAGAATTGGCAAAGCTGAAGACCAAGGGTGCGGAGGCGGACAGTCTCCGCACGGAATGCGACACGCTGCGTGCCGCACGTATTGAAACCCTCGTGAACGCCGCCGTGGCCGAGAAGAAAATCGGTGAGGACAAGAAACAGCAGTTCCTGGAACTGGGAAAGAAGCTCGGTGCCGAAGACCTGAAGGCAACCTTTGATGCCATGTCGCCACAGGTGAAGCTGAGTTCCATCGTAGGCAATCAGGGCGGAGCCCCGTCTGGAGGAAATGCCGAATACAAAAAGCTGAGCGAGGTTCCTGCAGAAGAGTTGGAGAAGCTCCGTGAAGAGAGCCCCGCACAGTACAAGAAGCTGTACAAGGCAGAATACGGTATTGAATGCGAGATTTAA
- a CDS encoding DNA adenine methylase produces the protein MRKQYLSAPLPFQGQKRMFAKEYIKVLQQFLDGTTFVDLFGGSGLLSHIAKYQKPNSTVVYNDFDGYRKRLEVLPQTNALLAELRTIVDVPRHKAIMGEQREQVLSCIRRHEREHGYVDYITLSSSILFSMKYAIEYADLEKETLYNNIKGVDYPPCNDYLDGLIITSCDYKEVFERYKDVPGVVFLVDPPYLSTDSKTYRMYWKLSDYLDVLTVLSSHHFIYFTSNKSSIIELCDWMGRHPNLGDPLRNCHRREFNAHMNYSSSYTDIMFYTDAA, from the coding sequence ATGAGAAAACAATACCTTTCAGCACCGCTTCCTTTTCAGGGACAGAAGCGGATGTTTGCCAAGGAGTATATAAAGGTACTCCAACAGTTTCTTGATGGTACTACTTTCGTGGACTTGTTCGGTGGCAGTGGACTGCTGTCGCATATCGCCAAGTACCAGAAGCCGAACTCCACCGTTGTGTATAATGATTTTGACGGCTATCGTAAAAGGCTGGAAGTCTTACCCCAGACGAATGCCCTGCTTGCTGAACTGCGTACAATAGTGGATGTTCCGCGACACAAGGCCATCATGGGAGAGCAGCGCGAGCAGGTGCTGTCGTGTATCCGCAGGCATGAGCGGGAGCACGGATATGTTGACTACATCACGCTGTCCTCATCCATCCTGTTTTCGATGAAGTATGCCATCGAGTATGCAGACTTGGAGAAGGAGACCTTATATAATAACATAAAGGGAGTGGATTATCCACCTTGCAACGACTATCTCGATGGGCTGATCATTACCTCCTGTGATTACAAGGAGGTTTTTGAGCGTTACAAGGATGTGCCGGGCGTGGTGTTCCTCGTTGATCCCCCGTATCTGAGTACGGACAGCAAGACCTACAGAATGTACTGGAAACTGTCCGATTACCTCGATGTGCTGACAGTCCTCTCCAGCCACCACTTCATCTACTTCACCTCGAACAAGTCCTCTATCATAGAATTGTGCGACTGGATGGGCAGACACCCGAACCTCGGCGACCCGCTCAGGAACTGCCACCGTAGGGAGTTCAATGCCCACATGAATTACAGTTCGTCCTATACGGACATCATGTTTTATACGGATGCCGCTTGA
- a CDS encoding phage virion morphogenesis protein — protein sequence MKPETRRILGRILNDIRVEMTDEFDRNFERQSFFGEAWQRRKSPTRPGGHILVDTGRLRRSIQSRTTENSITFFTEEPHAAIHNEGGEIVVTTKMKRYFWHKYYEATGSLGRKKDGSRRNDKRTVQLSEEAEFWKFMALKKAGTTIKIPRRRFLGTSPEVEKAVREIIEENITEYINFEFEINEK from the coding sequence ATGAAACCAGAGACCCGTCGTATTTTAGGAAGAATCCTTAATGACATCCGCGTGGAGATGACGGACGAGTTCGACCGGAACTTCGAGCGTCAGTCCTTCTTCGGCGAAGCGTGGCAGCGTCGCAAGAGCCCCACGCGCCCGGGTGGCCATATACTGGTCGATACCGGACGGCTCCGCAGAAGCATACAGAGCCGGACAACGGAGAACAGCATAACCTTCTTCACCGAAGAACCCCACGCAGCCATTCACAATGAGGGCGGCGAGATTGTGGTGACAACGAAGATGAAACGGTACTTCTGGCACAAATACTACGAGGCGACCGGCTCGCTCGGCAGGAAGAAGGACGGCAGTCGCAGGAATGACAAGCGCACGGTGCAGCTTTCCGAGGAAGCCGAGTTCTGGAAGTTCATGGCCCTGAAGAAAGCCGGTACGACCATCAAGATACCGCGCCGCCGTTTTCTGGGCACCAGTCCGGAAGTGGAGAAAGCCGTCCGGGAAATCATTGAGGAGAATATCACCGAGTATATCAACTTTGAATTCGAGATTAACGAGAAATGA
- a CDS encoding ATPase AAA: MTKRAYSPKEIAAKKWVTLPWGEQWSEPFGFPAENASWFISGASAQGKSSFVMQLGKELCKYGPVLYMSYEEGVNQSFQRRMNYLNMHEVQGHFRVVTDESIDELAKRLAKPKSPKFIIVDSFQVGCWDYGWSYSSAVALMKRFRRKCFIFISQEHKSEPMGKPAVSLRYICDMKVRVMGYKAYCLGRSIGEAGNHYVVWKEGILKTSNNL; the protein is encoded by the coding sequence ATGACCAAACGAGCGTACAGTCCGAAAGAGATTGCTGCCAAGAAATGGGTAACATTGCCTTGGGGTGAGCAGTGGAGTGAGCCGTTCGGCTTCCCTGCCGAGAACGCCTCTTGGTTCATCAGTGGGGCGAGTGCGCAGGGCAAAAGCTCATTCGTGATGCAGTTGGGCAAGGAACTGTGCAAGTACGGTCCCGTTCTCTATATGAGCTACGAGGAAGGTGTAAATCAAAGTTTCCAACGCCGCATGAACTATCTGAATATGCATGAGGTACAAGGGCATTTCAGAGTTGTAACCGACGAGTCGATAGATGAACTTGCCAAGAGGCTTGCCAAGCCAAAATCTCCAAAATTCATCATTGTGGACTCCTTTCAAGTAGGTTGTTGGGACTATGGTTGGAGTTACTCTTCTGCCGTTGCACTGATGAAGAGGTTTCGTCGCAAGTGCTTCATCTTCATTAGTCAAGAACACAAGAGCGAACCAATGGGAAAACCTGCTGTAAGTCTGAGATATATCTGCGATATGAAGGTTCGTGTGATGGGTTATAAAGCCTACTGCTTGGGCAGGTCGATTGGCGAAGCCGGAAACCATTATGTTGTCTGGAAAGAAGGTATATTGAAAACGAGTAACAATCTGTGA
- a CDS encoding thymidylate synthase — protein MNKYYQILNKILEQGKTQTNKKGNIRYLLNEQLSLSPADLLDIFESHGIARKKLRNELQLFMQGERQVEKYRVAGINWWDYCGSVLVNSYPTYFEKLPPLLARINREKRNSKNYVLFLGETGAESNQAPCLSLVQFQIDDGELVLSAYQRSSDANLGLPADIYHLYLMARQIDLPLKNITLNLGNVHIYENNLERTRLLLEGDESMKFDLNV, from the coding sequence ATGAATAAATACTATCAGATACTGAACAAAATCCTGGAGCAAGGAAAGACCCAGACCAATAAGAAAGGCAATATCCGCTACTTGCTCAACGAGCAACTTTCATTGTCGCCGGCCGACCTGCTCGACATTTTCGAAAGCCACGGCATAGCCAGGAAGAAACTAAGAAATGAACTGCAGCTGTTCATGCAGGGTGAGCGGCAAGTGGAGAAATACCGCGTGGCAGGTATCAACTGGTGGGACTATTGCGGTTCCGTGCTCGTCAATAGTTATCCGACTTACTTTGAGAAACTGCCGCCATTGTTAGCGAGGATAAACCGCGAGAAGCGCAACTCGAAGAATTATGTTCTGTTCCTCGGTGAGACAGGCGCAGAAAGCAATCAGGCTCCGTGCCTCAGCCTGGTACAGTTCCAAATTGATGACGGAGAACTTGTTCTGTCGGCCTACCAGCGCAGCAGTGATGCGAACCTTGGACTACCGGCCGATATATACCACCTTTATCTTATGGCGCGGCAGATAGACCTGCCACTGAAAAACATAACTCTGAATCTCGGAAACGTACACATATACGAGAATAATTTGGAGCGAACAAGGCTGCTGCTTGAAGGTGATGAGAGTATGAAGTTTGACTTGAATGTCTGA
- a CDS encoding phage protein Gp36 family protein — MFITNEDYKVVIGEQALKVISQVSEENRSNAETEAIEEIAGYLRPKYDTEAVFSATGNQRNKLVVMRACDIAIYHMAASTPQKMGMEIRKERYERAIKWLEGVQAGKIVLDLPLAIDENGDTIGLPMKYGSQKKQRYNW, encoded by the coding sequence ATGTTTATCACGAATGAAGATTACAAGGTCGTTATCGGAGAACAGGCGTTGAAAGTGATTTCACAGGTCAGCGAAGAGAACCGAAGCAACGCCGAGACAGAAGCTATAGAAGAGATAGCCGGATATCTCCGCCCGAAATACGACACGGAGGCTGTATTCAGTGCCACGGGCAACCAACGTAACAAGCTCGTGGTAATGCGCGCCTGCGATATTGCCATCTACCACATGGCAGCGTCTACGCCGCAGAAGATGGGTATGGAAATACGCAAGGAACGCTATGAACGAGCCATCAAGTGGCTGGAGGGAGTACAGGCCGGAAAGATTGTGCTGGACCTGCCACTCGCAATCGATGAGAATGGCGACACCATCGGTCTCCCGATGAAGTACGGAAGCCAAAAGAAGCAAAGATATAACTGGTGA
- a CDS encoding S24 family peptidase yields the protein MEKKDRLLSLIDHYSGGNKSEFARMIGVSPQAVNTWITRNTFDIDIIYAKCLNVSPDWLLTGKGNMLKEEEKEDVSAPIVSHDPKMGQPYYDVDFLGGFSEVYNSQVSLPAHNIIVPSFDRANLWCNVTGHSMEPRISHGDIIALRPCTVDDIQYGEMYAVILDTIRTIKILRKGSSKGFLRYVPINPNFDEQEFAVSRIINVFEVIGSISKFF from the coding sequence ATGGAGAAAAAAGATAGATTATTAAGCCTAATAGACCATTACTCTGGTGGTAATAAGTCTGAATTTGCTCGGATGATAGGGGTATCTCCACAAGCAGTTAACACTTGGATCACCCGCAATACCTTTGATATAGATATTATTTATGCAAAATGTTTAAACGTATCTCCCGACTGGCTTCTCACAGGCAAAGGGAATATGCTTAAAGAGGAGGAAAAAGAAGATGTCTCCGCACCAATAGTCAGCCATGACCCCAAAATGGGACAACCTTATTACGATGTTGATTTTCTTGGTGGTTTCAGCGAGGTTTATAATTCGCAAGTCTCATTGCCAGCCCATAATATCATCGTACCCAGTTTTGACAGAGCCAATCTTTGGTGTAATGTTACCGGACATTCTATGGAACCAAGAATAAGCCACGGTGATATTATAGCTCTCCGCCCATGCACTGTAGACGACATTCAATACGGCGAGATGTATGCAGTGATTCTCGATACCATCCGCACCATCAAGATTCTTCGCAAAGGCTCCTCTAAGGGCTTCCTCCGATATGTTCCCATAAATCCTAATTTCGATGAGCAGGAGTTCGCTGTCAGCCGCATCATAAATGTATTTGAAGTTATTGGTAGCATCAGTAAATTTTTCTAA
- a CDS encoding YuiA family protein: MIREISKTPKVALCRECHGTGFQKVSIDGTQTHVRCPQCEGSGRVLVSCKMSLDIRPYRNSQQS, encoded by the coding sequence ATGATCAGAGAAATATCTAAAACGCCCAAGGTAGCCCTGTGCCGTGAATGTCATGGCACGGGCTTCCAAAAGGTAAGTATAGACGGGACACAGACACATGTCCGGTGTCCCCAGTGTGAGGGAAGCGGCAGGGTGCTGGTAAGTTGCAAGATGAGCCTTGACATCCGCCCGTACAGAAACAGTCAACAATCCTAA